Below is a window of Falco rusticolus isolate bFalRus1 chromosome 9, bFalRus1.pri, whole genome shotgun sequence DNA.
GGGAGCCGTGCCTTTGCCGTGTGTGTGCGCACCGGTGCCGGGGGGGTGCTACcctgcccggggggctgcggggggagcCGTGCCTTTGTCATGTGCGGGGcttgctgccctgccagcagctggcgggctggggggggccgTGACTTTGCCATGTGTGCGCACCGGTGCGGGGGTGCTGCCCTGTGCGGGGCTCTCAGCTTTGCTCCGGGTTTCAGGTGCCTCCCGCCAGCAGCCCGGCGGCCGGGGAAGGCGCCCCTGTTCGGGGCGGATGCTCCCCGGACGGGCTGGGGCGGCACCGCGTTACATTGCGGCGCAACGCGGGGTCTGCGCGTCGCTGCCCGGCCGGGCCGTGCGGTGGGGGCCGCCCgacgcgggggggggggggggggggggcgcccgCCGGGATCCGCCGCTtccccgggggctgcggggccgcgccgggTGCGGCGCCCACCGGCCGGGCGCGGCCGCTGCGCCTCCGCCGCGGGAGCCCGGGCTccggcccgggggcggcccggggggctgcggccccgctccccgcgggtCCCCGCCGGCGCCGCGCCCTCCGCCGCTGCCcgcctccctccccttcctcccgcCGTCCCCTCCCCCCGGCTCCGCATCGCCGCGGCCGGAGCACGCGCTGCCGGCGCCCCGGGGATGCCGCCGGGCTTTTGTTCCCCTGCGGCAGGTAGGgtcggggcggcggggggcggcgggccgggccgggccgggcggggggcggtggcgggggccggggcggcgggcgggccgggagcggcggcgAACAAAAGCGTCGTGCAAAATGGAGCCAGGCGAGAAGGGCTGGACCCCGCCGCGCATCCCCGCCGCCTGGCTGgccggggcccgggcccgggggggggcgctgcgcggccccggggggcggcggggagggagggagggggtggcgGGGCCGGCGGGTCTGTAAAGcgctttccccttctcttctgcCAGCCGCGGGGAGGACGCGCGTCCTGGCTCGGCGgaggtgccccccccccccgcgcagccccccagccccgccgggcgGGCCGGTGAggccgggacccccccccgTGCCGGGGCGCCCAGCGGTGCCGCAGACAATGCGCGGCGGGAGCAGCCCCGGGGAcccgcgcgccgccgccgccaccgctGCGCGCCCGCAGCAGCCGCAATGACAGCAGCCGCCTGGGGTGGCTGCGGGCAGCGGGCGGGAGCATGAAGTGAAGAGACCGCTGCAGTGCTCAAGATGAACTCCTCTCTGGTTGGCAACCAGAGTGGCCGGCCGTTCTGCCTCCTGGCCGTCAGCTATCTGGAGACCATCAATTTCTGCCTCCTGGAAGTGGTCATTATTGTGTTCCTCATGGTGCTGATTATTTCTGGCAACATTATCGTGATCTTTGTCTTTCACTGTGCACCTCTGCTGAACCACCACACCACCAGCTACTTCATCCAGACTATGGCGTATGCTGACCTCCTGGTGGGCGTGAGCTGTCTGGTGCCTTCTTTGTCTCTGCTGCACTATCCTATTGTTTTAAGTGAGTCCTTGGTTTGCCAAATCTTTGGGTATGTGGTATCGGTGCTGAAGAGCGTCTCCATGGCCTCTTTGGCGTGCATCAGTATTGACAGGTACATTGCCATCACAAAGCCGCTGACCTACAACACGCTGGTTACCCCGTGGAGGCTTCGGATCTGCATACTGATCATCTGGCTCTACTCCTGCCTGGTCTTCTTACCCTCCTTCCGCTGGGGAAAGCCTGGATACCACGGGGATGTGTTTCAGTGGTGTGCCAATTCCTGGAACACCGATCCCTACTTTACCCTCTTCATTGTGGTGATGCTCTATGCCCCAGCTGCGTTCATCGTCTGCTTCACTTACTTCAACATCTTCCGcatctgccagcagcacaccaAGGAGATCAACGAGAGGCGAGTGCGCTTCAGCTCTCAGGatggggaggctggggaggcacagccctgcccggACAAGCGCTACGCCATGGTTCTTTTCCGCATCACCAGTGTCTTCTATATCCTCTGGTTGCCCTACATTATCTATTTCCTGCTGGAGAGCTCCAATGTCTATAGTAACCGCATTGCATCCTTCTTGACCACTTGGCTTGCCATTAGCAACAGTTTCTGCAACTGTGTCATTTACAGTCTCTCCAACAGTGTCTTTCAGAAGGGGCTTAAGCGTCTCTCGGGGGCTATCTGCGCCTCTTGCGCTAGGCAGAGGGTAGCTAAGGACTCCTCTGCCT
It encodes the following:
- the GPR21 gene encoding probable G-protein coupled receptor 21, with translation MNSSLVGNQSGRPFCLLAVSYLETINFCLLEVVIIVFLMVLIISGNIIVIFVFHCAPLLNHHTTSYFIQTMAYADLLVGVSCLVPSLSLLHYPIVLSESLVCQIFGYVVSVLKSVSMASLACISIDRYIAITKPLTYNTLVTPWRLRICILIIWLYSCLVFLPSFRWGKPGYHGDVFQWCANSWNTDPYFTLFIVVMLYAPAAFIVCFTYFNIFRICQQHTKEINERRVRFSSQDGEAGEAQPCPDKRYAMVLFRITSVFYILWLPYIIYFLLESSNVYSNRIASFLTTWLAISNSFCNCVIYSLSNSVFQKGLKRLSGAICASCARQRVAKDSSASRSKRSSNGCHV